Proteins encoded by one window of Candidatus Zixiibacteriota bacterium:
- a CDS encoding ABC transporter ATP-binding protein, whose product MDPDGFFKNRGVEVRVSSLQKSYETSAERVRALQGVDWEIPAGAAVALMGPSGCGKTTLLNILGGVDHATAGEVRVGDQILGALSERDLEKYRLYRVGFVFQFFNLIPTLTAAENLELPMLVAGVDPAERQRRVDGLLRMVGLGEKGRKRPEELSGGEQQRVAVALSLANDPSVILADEPTGNLDSENTEMITALFLSLAEKYGKTVIMASHDPKAVEHFKKVYHMRDGRFVRPARPDAEGGLGQVLKSG is encoded by the coding sequence ATGGATCCGGACGGTTTTTTCAAGAATCGCGGGGTAGAGGTGAGGGTTTCCAGCTTACAGAAGTCCTACGAGACTTCGGCAGAACGGGTGCGGGCACTGCAGGGCGTCGACTGGGAGATCCCGGCGGGCGCGGCCGTCGCCCTCATGGGGCCATCGGGTTGCGGCAAAACCACCCTGCTCAACATTCTCGGCGGCGTCGACCATGCCACCGCCGGAGAGGTTCGGGTGGGAGATCAGATCCTGGGCGCTCTTTCGGAGCGGGATCTCGAAAAATACCGTTTGTATCGCGTCGGATTTGTCTTTCAATTCTTCAACCTGATCCCCACTCTGACGGCCGCGGAGAATCTGGAGCTCCCGATGCTGGTTGCCGGCGTCGACCCCGCGGAGCGCCAGCGCCGGGTCGACGGGCTGCTGCGAATGGTCGGGCTCGGCGAGAAGGGCCGCAAGAGGCCCGAAGAATTGAGCGGTGGCGAGCAGCAACGGGTCGCGGTGGCATTGTCTCTGGCCAACGATCCTTCGGTGATCCTCGCCGATGAGCCGACCGGGAACCTGGATTCGGAAAATACGGAAATGATCACGGCGCTTTTCCTGTCGCTCGCTGAAAAGTACGGCAAGACGGTCATCATGGCGAGCCACGACCCGAAGGCCGTGGAGCACTTCAAAAAAGTCTACCACATGCGCGATGGGAGGTTCGTCCGACC